A window of Cyclopterus lumpus isolate fCycLum1 chromosome 14, fCycLum1.pri, whole genome shotgun sequence contains these coding sequences:
- the apbb3 gene encoding amyloid-beta A4 precursor protein-binding family B member 3 isoform X1 yields MLEGGAMMGKDYMLAILIVNYDDNIWTDQNLLLDPDLPSGWRTIKDSTGTYYWHVPTGATQWQHPRLTGTAQLLDTQQEEDGQQGSNGPPEARSLWHEDYLTYHDPNSKCFAVRSLGWLEVEEEDLSPGRSSLAVSNVIQQLSHCSSPEQRDRQGAWGEGREMMLVLKKDTLTLLDPLDHTPLHCQPITNIRVWGVGCNNGRDRDFAFVAGDKDSCVLKCHVFRCDTPAKAVATALNEMCFKMMSEKTSMRPSRSLTMESISPEDLPRQVDFLEAVRQQVQKFEVQYIGNLPVSRAMGMEVLNRAIESIMNSTDRDEWEPAVIHVTDHILSLWRGEEGEERLWECQVRFLTFLGVGHDSHTFAVILDGGTQRFECHVFWCEPDAGMLSEAVQAACMVQYQKCLVAQTPPPRTKSWHAASSKVKRANSLDAFPPLASRHHGSSGGNMKKGMLAFFETFRKQAATS; encoded by the exons ATGTTGGAAGGCGGAGCCATGATGGGCAAAGATTACATGTTGGCCATCCTGATAGTCAACTAtgacg ACAACATCTGGACAGACCAGAACCTGCTGCTGGACCCGGACCTTCCCTCCGGCTGGAGAACCATCAAAGACTCAACAGGAACGTACTACTGGCACGTTCCCACCGGCGCCACCCAGTGGCAGCACCCCCGCCTCACTGGGACGGCCCAGCTGCTCGACACACAG caggaggaagatgGACAGCAGGGCTCCAACGGACCACCTGAggccag gTCTTTATGGCATGAAGATTATCTCACGTACCATGACCCCAACtccaag TGCTTTGCAGTGCGCTCTCTGGGCtggctggaggtggaggaggaggacctgtCTCCCGGTCGCAGCAGTCTTGCTGTCAGTAACGTCATCCAGCAGCTGTCTCACTGCAGCAGTCcggagcagagagacagacagggagcctggggggag ggtCGGGAGATGATGCTGGTTCTGAAGAAAGACACTCTGACTCTGTTGGACCCTTTAGACCACACCCCCCTGCACTGTCAACCAATCACCAACATccgtgtgtggggggtgggctGCAACAACGGCAG GGACAG GGACTTTGCATTTGTGGCGGGCGATAAGGACAGCTGTGTGCTGAAGTGTCACGTGTTTCGCTGCGACACTCCGGCTAAAGCCGTCGCTACGGCGCTGAACGAGATGTGCTTCAAG ATGATGTCAGAGAAGACGTCGATGAGGCCGTCTCGCTCGCTCACGATGGAAAGCATCTCACCTGAAGACCTGCCCAGACAAG TGGACTTTCTAGAGGCGGTGCGGCAGCAGGTCCAGAAGTTTGAGGTCCAGTACATCGGTAACCTGCCGGTGTCCAGAGCAATGG GTATGGAGGTGTTGAACCGAGCGATAGAAAGCATCATGAACTCCACCGACAGAGACGAGTGGGAGCCGGCGGTGATCCACGTCACCGACCACATCCTGTCTCTGTGGAGGGGAGAG gaaggggaggagcgTCTCTGGGAGTGTCAGGTGCGTTTCCTCACTTTTCTGGGCGTCGGCCACGACAGCCACACCTTCGCTGTGATCTTAGACGGCGGCACGCAGAGGTTCGAGTGTCACGTGTTCTGGTGCGAACCGGACGCCGGGATGCTGTCTGAGGCGGTGCAGGCGGCGTGTATG GTCCAGTATCAGAAGTGTCTGGTGGCTCAGACTCCTCCTCCGAGGACCAAGTCGTGGCATGCGGCCTCGTCGAAGGTCAAAAGGGCGAACTCTTTGGACGCCTTCCCTCCTCTCGCCTCCCGTCACCATGGTAGCAGCGGCGGCAACATGAAAAAGGGGATGCTGGCGTTCTTTGAAACTTTTCGTAAACAGGCCGCCACCTCCTAA
- the apbb3 gene encoding amyloid-beta A4 precursor protein-binding family B member 3 isoform X3 — protein MLEGGAMMGKDYMLAILIVNYDDNIWTDQNLLLDPDLPSGWRTIKDSTGTYYWHVPTGATQWQHPRLTGTAQLLDTQQEEDGQQGSNGPPEARSLWHEDYLTYHDPNSKCFAVRSLGWLEVEEEDLSPGRSSLAVSNVIQQLSHCSSPEQRDRQGAWGEGREMMLVLKKDTLTLLDPLDHTPLHCQPITNIRVWGVGCNNGRDFAFVAGDKDSCVLKCHVFRCDTPAKAVATALNEMCFKMMSEKTSMRPSRSLTMESISPEDLPRQVDFLEAVRQQVQKFEVQYIGNLPVSRAMGMEVLNRAIESIMNSTDRDEWEPAVIHVTDHILSLWRGEEGEERLWECQVRFLTFLGVGHDSHTFAVILDGGTQRFECHVFWCEPDAGMLSEAVQAACMVQYQKCLVAQTPPPRTKSWHAASSKVKRANSLDAFPPLASRHHGSSGGNMKKGMLAFFETFRKQAATS, from the exons ATGTTGGAAGGCGGAGCCATGATGGGCAAAGATTACATGTTGGCCATCCTGATAGTCAACTAtgacg ACAACATCTGGACAGACCAGAACCTGCTGCTGGACCCGGACCTTCCCTCCGGCTGGAGAACCATCAAAGACTCAACAGGAACGTACTACTGGCACGTTCCCACCGGCGCCACCCAGTGGCAGCACCCCCGCCTCACTGGGACGGCCCAGCTGCTCGACACACAG caggaggaagatgGACAGCAGGGCTCCAACGGACCACCTGAggccag gTCTTTATGGCATGAAGATTATCTCACGTACCATGACCCCAACtccaag TGCTTTGCAGTGCGCTCTCTGGGCtggctggaggtggaggaggaggacctgtCTCCCGGTCGCAGCAGTCTTGCTGTCAGTAACGTCATCCAGCAGCTGTCTCACTGCAGCAGTCcggagcagagagacagacagggagcctggggggag ggtCGGGAGATGATGCTGGTTCTGAAGAAAGACACTCTGACTCTGTTGGACCCTTTAGACCACACCCCCCTGCACTGTCAACCAATCACCAACATccgtgtgtggggggtgggctGCAACAACGGCAG GGACTTTGCATTTGTGGCGGGCGATAAGGACAGCTGTGTGCTGAAGTGTCACGTGTTTCGCTGCGACACTCCGGCTAAAGCCGTCGCTACGGCGCTGAACGAGATGTGCTTCAAG ATGATGTCAGAGAAGACGTCGATGAGGCCGTCTCGCTCGCTCACGATGGAAAGCATCTCACCTGAAGACCTGCCCAGACAAG TGGACTTTCTAGAGGCGGTGCGGCAGCAGGTCCAGAAGTTTGAGGTCCAGTACATCGGTAACCTGCCGGTGTCCAGAGCAATGG GTATGGAGGTGTTGAACCGAGCGATAGAAAGCATCATGAACTCCACCGACAGAGACGAGTGGGAGCCGGCGGTGATCCACGTCACCGACCACATCCTGTCTCTGTGGAGGGGAGAG gaaggggaggagcgTCTCTGGGAGTGTCAGGTGCGTTTCCTCACTTTTCTGGGCGTCGGCCACGACAGCCACACCTTCGCTGTGATCTTAGACGGCGGCACGCAGAGGTTCGAGTGTCACGTGTTCTGGTGCGAACCGGACGCCGGGATGCTGTCTGAGGCGGTGCAGGCGGCGTGTATG GTCCAGTATCAGAAGTGTCTGGTGGCTCAGACTCCTCCTCCGAGGACCAAGTCGTGGCATGCGGCCTCGTCGAAGGTCAAAAGGGCGAACTCTTTGGACGCCTTCCCTCCTCTCGCCTCCCGTCACCATGGTAGCAGCGGCGGCAACATGAAAAAGGGGATGCTGGCGTTCTTTGAAACTTTTCGTAAACAGGCCGCCACCTCCTAA
- the apbb3 gene encoding amyloid-beta A4 precursor protein-binding family B member 3 isoform X2, which produces MLEGGAMMGKDYMLAILIVNYDDNIWTDQNLLLDPDLPSGWRTIKDSTGTYYWHVPTGATQWQHPRLTGTAQLLDTQEEDGQQGSNGPPEARSLWHEDYLTYHDPNSKCFAVRSLGWLEVEEEDLSPGRSSLAVSNVIQQLSHCSSPEQRDRQGAWGEGREMMLVLKKDTLTLLDPLDHTPLHCQPITNIRVWGVGCNNGRDRDFAFVAGDKDSCVLKCHVFRCDTPAKAVATALNEMCFKMMSEKTSMRPSRSLTMESISPEDLPRQVDFLEAVRQQVQKFEVQYIGNLPVSRAMGMEVLNRAIESIMNSTDRDEWEPAVIHVTDHILSLWRGEEGEERLWECQVRFLTFLGVGHDSHTFAVILDGGTQRFECHVFWCEPDAGMLSEAVQAACMVQYQKCLVAQTPPPRTKSWHAASSKVKRANSLDAFPPLASRHHGSSGGNMKKGMLAFFETFRKQAATS; this is translated from the exons ATGTTGGAAGGCGGAGCCATGATGGGCAAAGATTACATGTTGGCCATCCTGATAGTCAACTAtgacg ACAACATCTGGACAGACCAGAACCTGCTGCTGGACCCGGACCTTCCCTCCGGCTGGAGAACCATCAAAGACTCAACAGGAACGTACTACTGGCACGTTCCCACCGGCGCCACCCAGTGGCAGCACCCCCGCCTCACTGGGACGGCCCAGCTGCTCGACACACAG gaggaagatgGACAGCAGGGCTCCAACGGACCACCTGAggccag gTCTTTATGGCATGAAGATTATCTCACGTACCATGACCCCAACtccaag TGCTTTGCAGTGCGCTCTCTGGGCtggctggaggtggaggaggaggacctgtCTCCCGGTCGCAGCAGTCTTGCTGTCAGTAACGTCATCCAGCAGCTGTCTCACTGCAGCAGTCcggagcagagagacagacagggagcctggggggag ggtCGGGAGATGATGCTGGTTCTGAAGAAAGACACTCTGACTCTGTTGGACCCTTTAGACCACACCCCCCTGCACTGTCAACCAATCACCAACATccgtgtgtggggggtgggctGCAACAACGGCAG GGACAG GGACTTTGCATTTGTGGCGGGCGATAAGGACAGCTGTGTGCTGAAGTGTCACGTGTTTCGCTGCGACACTCCGGCTAAAGCCGTCGCTACGGCGCTGAACGAGATGTGCTTCAAG ATGATGTCAGAGAAGACGTCGATGAGGCCGTCTCGCTCGCTCACGATGGAAAGCATCTCACCTGAAGACCTGCCCAGACAAG TGGACTTTCTAGAGGCGGTGCGGCAGCAGGTCCAGAAGTTTGAGGTCCAGTACATCGGTAACCTGCCGGTGTCCAGAGCAATGG GTATGGAGGTGTTGAACCGAGCGATAGAAAGCATCATGAACTCCACCGACAGAGACGAGTGGGAGCCGGCGGTGATCCACGTCACCGACCACATCCTGTCTCTGTGGAGGGGAGAG gaaggggaggagcgTCTCTGGGAGTGTCAGGTGCGTTTCCTCACTTTTCTGGGCGTCGGCCACGACAGCCACACCTTCGCTGTGATCTTAGACGGCGGCACGCAGAGGTTCGAGTGTCACGTGTTCTGGTGCGAACCGGACGCCGGGATGCTGTCTGAGGCGGTGCAGGCGGCGTGTATG GTCCAGTATCAGAAGTGTCTGGTGGCTCAGACTCCTCCTCCGAGGACCAAGTCGTGGCATGCGGCCTCGTCGAAGGTCAAAAGGGCGAACTCTTTGGACGCCTTCCCTCCTCTCGCCTCCCGTCACCATGGTAGCAGCGGCGGCAACATGAAAAAGGGGATGCTGGCGTTCTTTGAAACTTTTCGTAAACAGGCCGCCACCTCCTAA